The following proteins come from a genomic window of Candidatus Eremiobacteraceae bacterium:
- a CDS encoding AMP-binding protein yields MPDTELARLRIGDILDRQVERNGDRDCVAYPAQEVRFTYKQFRDRVDVVARGLMALGVRKAEHVAIMAPNIPEWSLVQFATARIGAVLVPVNTQYRARELEAALRHSETTTLFLAPSADAPDPFATLREVLPDLDEAPVGHARFEKLPRLGRLISIGKRRQPSMLRFDDLFDLAIQSHPQDYGRRGEALDSFDVIMLLFTSGTTDTPKGVMLTHRNCVVTAWNMAERLEVTQDERICAPVPFYHCMSSIGASLAGALRGACVVPVETFNPRTVLETIQAEHCTLLSAMPYMLAAMLDEPNLGSYDRSSLRKGVTGATPVPVPLAKLATEKLGIPALTIGYGLTEATAAVTRSAPSDPPEKRLGTVGRALANVQLKVVDPNDKPVASGIAGELCCRGLGLMKGYFRDPEGTAEAIDPEGWLHTKDLATIDAEGYVNIVGRLRDMIVRAGEKIYPREVEIFLAVHPKIAEVHVIGVPLRGIGEDVCACVVLKGDATLDEAEVREYCKGNLQDSKIPTLVMTVRSFPLSAGGKILKRELRKLAIERFGRQADAAETTA; encoded by the coding sequence ATGCCCGACACCGAACTTGCGAGATTGCGGATCGGAGACATCCTCGACCGGCAAGTAGAACGCAACGGTGACCGCGATTGCGTCGCGTATCCGGCCCAAGAAGTCCGATTCACGTACAAGCAGTTCCGCGACCGCGTCGACGTCGTAGCGCGCGGGCTCATGGCGCTCGGCGTGCGCAAGGCCGAGCACGTCGCCATCATGGCGCCGAATATCCCGGAGTGGAGCCTCGTCCAGTTCGCCACAGCGCGCATCGGTGCGGTTCTCGTTCCGGTGAACACGCAGTATCGCGCGCGCGAGCTTGAAGCGGCGCTACGCCACAGCGAGACGACGACGCTGTTCCTCGCCCCGTCGGCCGACGCGCCCGATCCGTTCGCGACGCTCCGCGAAGTGCTGCCGGATCTCGACGAAGCGCCGGTCGGCCACGCACGCTTCGAAAAACTTCCTCGCCTCGGGCGCCTCATCTCGATCGGCAAACGCCGCCAACCGTCGATGCTCCGTTTCGACGATCTCTTCGATCTGGCGATCCAGTCGCATCCGCAGGACTACGGACGGCGAGGCGAGGCGCTCGACTCCTTCGACGTCATCATGCTGCTCTTCACGAGCGGCACGACCGACACGCCGAAAGGCGTCATGCTGACGCACCGCAACTGCGTCGTGACCGCGTGGAACATGGCGGAGCGGCTCGAGGTGACCCAAGACGAGCGCATCTGCGCGCCGGTCCCTTTTTACCACTGCATGTCGTCGATCGGAGCAAGCCTCGCCGGCGCGTTGCGCGGCGCGTGCGTCGTTCCCGTCGAGACGTTCAACCCGAGGACCGTGCTCGAGACGATCCAAGCCGAGCATTGCACGCTGCTTTCGGCGATGCCGTACATGCTCGCCGCGATGCTCGACGAGCCGAATCTCGGATCGTACGATCGCTCGTCGCTGCGCAAAGGGGTCACCGGCGCCACCCCCGTGCCCGTGCCGCTCGCGAAGTTAGCGACGGAGAAGCTCGGCATACCGGCGCTCACGATCGGCTACGGGCTCACCGAGGCGACCGCCGCGGTGACGCGTTCGGCCCCGAGCGATCCGCCGGAGAAGCGGCTCGGCACCGTCGGGCGCGCTTTGGCAAACGTGCAGCTCAAAGTCGTCGACCCAAACGACAAGCCGGTCGCATCCGGCATCGCCGGCGAGCTTTGCTGCCGCGGCCTCGGACTCATGAAGGGCTACTTCCGCGATCCCGAAGGTACGGCCGAGGCGATCGATCCCGAGGGCTGGCTGCATACAAAGGATCTCGCGACGATCGACGCCGAGGGCTACGTGAACATCGTCGGCCGGCTGCGCGACATGATCGTACGCGCGGGCGAGAAGATCTATCCGCGCGAGGTCGAGATCTTTCTCGCGGTGCACCCGAAGATCGCCGAGGTCCACGTCATCGGCGTGCCGCTGCGCGGCATCGGTGAAGACGTGTGCGCGTGCGTCGTGCTCAAAGGCGATGCGACGCTCGATGAGGCGGAAGTCCGCGAGTACTGCAAGGGGAATCTCCAGGATTCGAAGATCCCGACGCTCGTCATGACGGTGCGATCGTTCCCGCTGAGCGCCGGCGGCAAGATCCTCAAGCGCGAGCTGCGCAAATTGGCGATCGAGCGTTTCGGTCGCCAAGCTGACGCCGCGGAGACGACCGCCTAG
- a CDS encoding glutamate-1-semialdehyde 2,1-aminomutase, which produces METFVVPAHASHGEFERAKRSLAGGVDSPVRAGVPMGAPPPVIVSARGSKVIDVEGREYVDYLCAYGPVLLGHGDPAIRDAIAAAAESGTVFGVTHPEETRLAERIREHLPSMERLRFVSTGTEACMSAARAARSYTRRETIVRFAGDYHGHADEMIFSAGASSNSAPSIDAGVTRATASNVLILPYNDVDAVERCLSESGDRIAALFVEPVCANMGLVLPAPGYLQALRELTSRAGVLFVFDEVITGFRLGLGGAQHLYGVRPDLTCIGKTLGGGLPIAAFGGREDVMARLAPDGPVFQGGTFSGNPLCVAAAHAFLDRLERDRGLHDRLDALGSRLASGARDAIAAAGLDYPVVQLGSIVDFMFRLGAAHENYDEARTADRGAYARYYWKMLDEGVYLAPSPMEVMFLTAAHTDRDVDATIAAMRDSLQAGSS; this is translated from the coding sequence GTGGAGACCTTCGTCGTACCAGCCCACGCGAGCCATGGCGAATTCGAGCGCGCGAAGCGATCGCTCGCCGGCGGCGTCGACTCGCCGGTGCGAGCAGGCGTGCCGATGGGCGCACCGCCGCCCGTCATCGTTTCGGCGCGGGGCAGCAAAGTCATCGACGTCGAGGGTCGCGAGTACGTCGACTACCTGTGCGCCTACGGGCCCGTGCTGCTTGGACATGGTGATCCGGCGATCCGAGACGCGATCGCGGCCGCGGCAGAAAGCGGCACCGTCTTCGGGGTCACGCATCCGGAAGAGACGCGCCTCGCCGAGCGCATCCGCGAACATCTGCCGTCGATGGAGCGCCTGCGTTTCGTCTCGACCGGCACCGAAGCGTGCATGAGCGCCGCGCGCGCCGCGCGCTCGTACACGCGTCGCGAGACGATCGTCCGGTTTGCCGGCGACTACCACGGACATGCCGACGAGATGATATTCTCGGCAGGGGCGTCGAGCAATTCGGCGCCCTCCATCGACGCGGGCGTGACTCGCGCGACCGCCTCGAACGTCCTCATCCTTCCCTATAACGACGTCGACGCCGTCGAGCGCTGCCTGTCCGAGTCGGGCGATCGGATCGCCGCGCTCTTCGTCGAGCCCGTGTGCGCGAACATGGGGCTCGTCTTGCCGGCGCCCGGTTATCTCCAAGCCCTGCGCGAGTTGACGTCGCGCGCCGGCGTGCTGTTCGTCTTCGACGAGGTCATCACCGGTTTTCGGCTCGGCCTCGGCGGCGCGCAACACCTCTACGGCGTCCGCCCCGATCTCACGTGCATCGGCAAGACGCTCGGCGGCGGCCTTCCGATCGCGGCATTCGGCGGCCGTGAAGACGTCATGGCGCGGCTCGCACCCGACGGGCCGGTATTCCAAGGCGGCACCTTCTCCGGCAATCCGCTCTGCGTCGCGGCGGCGCACGCGTTCTTGGACAGACTCGAACGCGATCGCGGTCTGCACGACCGGCTTGACGCGCTTGGCAGTCGGCTCGCGTCGGGTGCGCGCGACGCGATCGCCGCAGCTGGGTTGGATTATCCGGTCGTCCAACTCGGCTCGATCGTCGACTTCATGTTCCGGCTTGGCGCCGCGCATGAGAACTACGACGAAGCCCGGACCGCAGATCGCGGCGCGTACGCGCGCTACTATTGGAAGATGCTCGACGAAGGCGTGTACCTCGCGCCGTCGCCGATGGAAGTGATGTTCCTGACCGCCGCGCATACCGATCGCGACGTCGACGCGACCATCGCGGCGATGCGAGACTCCCTTCAAGCGGGATCGAGCTAG